The following proteins are co-located in the Doryrhamphus excisus isolate RoL2022-K1 chromosome 3, RoL_Dexc_1.0, whole genome shotgun sequence genome:
- the dthd1 gene encoding death domain-containing protein 1 translates to MSRSLLLMVDQQSEGLHGQSKDDALLCMLTDSIQGMLGEQDEGSEWRRRALGVMRQLSVFHANRVTAWRDALLGCVRTKEPLGGGLLQPLPDGCGIFERVMDDLEHIQDQLNTIFNKLDTEIIYLSADRAESQDQIGTSTEETSGEAQSGCEEETKDGGDVSFACDDGSEEGLDSKGQEWDREDTVDTISKNTPKEETSKEWTAVRLENSEMGGGACFIRAPLGAARVLHCEVADALSCLMVNGAEELVSRVIRFRIQDCADIRFPLIMALPFCARHRGNYRTIAVKVVDGERRASYLIPATTEGTYGGQRGSFAEVKVYSLGLFAVVSCLKQEHFTVPRRGLSHKPPVDPRICLDYPPGSFTAPVLVQYTIQPLDAVLLAGVKMKSEAYRRVVSTSPLLCLAHPSSQPLQRPLTVTLPCPPNPDKKKDTRTQWRDVERLLPLTAAKPVWDRTSSQWRRMLNSSTQSSKENPAELLTVLGATHQQWIVPEGIAIRSHQNGLVSFDLMENFDRLLVVRLLSPLQSCHLTSLAEDLVDSTRRHLVTVVLQHQQGQPRVILVVALPSRELSWELSRLQAGGDEATLETSPEICMQEGDQLVLRLCGNITCAGLRANEHGVLDERITFHSQRRNELLVHLTEVDPFGNYSSPHYKGVVVFYKVTRGQAEWGGDNTAQVDVEHLGEPVCTLPLTLPKRIRSIRQPVTPRVTLSERTDSLPDSLLLWLSGELSEEEIGPLALSLRLRRSATQMVKLRAGDNLPGQAFRILTMWRRELPASQVQPKASQLARCLARSGRPDLARELLLRQAATTVTLK, encoded by the exons ATGTCGCGTTCGCTGCTCTTAATGGTCGACCAACAGAGTGAGGGTCTTCACGGACAAAGCAAGGATGACGCGCTTCTCTGCATGCTGACTGACAGCATTCAGGGCATGCTGGGAGAACAAGATGAGGGCAGTGAGTGGAGACGGAGAGCTTTGGGAGTGATGAGGCAGCTGAGTGTTTTTCATGCAAACAGAGTGACAGCTTGGAGAGATGCTCTCCTAGGATGCGTCCGCACGAAAGAGCCGTTAGGGGGCGGGCTTCTGCAGCCTCTTCCAG ATGGTTGCGGCATTTTTGAGAGGGTTATGGATGATTTAGAGCACATTCAGGACCAACTCAACACTATATTCAACAAGTTGGACACTGAAATAATCTACTTGAGTGCAGACAGAGCTGAGAGTCAGGACCAGATAGGAACCAGCACTGAAGAGACATCTGGAGAGGCCCAGTCAGGATGTGAAGAGGAGACTAAAGATGGAGGCGATGTCTCATTTGCCTGCGATGATGGTTCAGAAGAAGGGCTGGACTCCAAAGGTCAAGAGTGGGACAGAGAAGACACAGTGGACACCATCTCAAAGAATACACCAAAGGAGGAGACAAGCAAAGAATGGACTGCAGTCAG GCTTGAGAACTCGGAGATGGGAGGTGGTGCATGCTTCATTCGAGCACCGTTGGGTGCGGCCCGTGTCCTACACTGTGAGGTGGCTGACGCCCTCAGCTGCTTGATGGTGAACGGCGCAGAGGAGCTGGTCAGCAGGGTGATCAGGTTCAGAATTCAAGACTGCGCTGACATCCGCTTCCCTCTCATCATGGCATTACCCTTCTGTGCGCGTCATCGAGGCAACTACAGAACGATCGCTGTCAAGGTGGTGGACGGTGAAAGGAGGGCCAGCTACCTCATCCCTGCAACAACAGAGGGCACATATGGTGGACAGAGG GGCTCTTTCGCAGAGGTGAAGGTGTACTCACTGGGCCTATTTGCAGTAGTTTCCTGTCTCAAGCAAGAACACTTCACAGTTCCTAGACGGGGTCTGTCCCACAAACCTCCTGTGGACCCTCGCATCTGCCTGGACTACCCCCCAGGATCCTTCACAGCTCCTGTTCTGGTGCAGTACACG ATCCAGCCCCTGGACGCCGTTCTCCTGGCCGGCGTCAAGATGAAAAGTGAAGCCTACCGCAGGGTGGTGTCCACGAGCCCGCTCCTCTGCCTTGCTCACCCATCCTCTCAGCCCCTGCAGAGACCCCTCACGGTCACACTTCCCTGTCCGCCAAATCCGGACAAGAAGAAGGACACAAGGACACAGTGGAGGGACGTGGAGCGTCTCCTCCCTCTGACTGCTGCCAAGCCAGTGTGGGATAGGACATCTTCACAATGGAGGAG GATGCTGAACTCCTCCACTCAGTCCTCCAAAGAGAACCCTGCCGAGCTTCTGACCGTGCTGGGCGCCACGCATCAGCAGTGGATTGTCCCTGAAGGAATCGCCATCCGGAGCCATCAGAATGGCCTTGTGTCTTTTGACTTGATGGAGAACTTTGACAG ACTCTTGGTGGTCCGTCTCCTCTCCCCGCTGCAGTCTTGCCATCTCACCTCCCTGGCAGAGGACCTGGTGGACTCAACGCGCCGCCACCTGGTCACTGTGGTCCTACAGCACCAACAGGGCCAGCCCCGTGTAATCCTCGTGGTCGCCCTGCCGAGCAGGGAGCTCAGCTGGGAACTGTCCCGGCTGCAGGCAGGGGGCGACGAGGCTACCCTGGAGACGTCACCGGAGATCTGCATGCAGGAGGGGGACCAACTTGTCCTACGTCTTTGCGGAAACATCACCTGTGCAG GACTTCGGGCTAACGAGCATGGCGTTCTAGACGAGCGCATCACCTTCCACAGTCAGCGCAGGAACGAGCTGCTGGTGCACCTGACCGAAGTGGACCCCTTTGGCAACTATAGCTCCCCTCACTACAAAGGCGTGGTGGTCTTCTACAAGGTCACCAGGGGTCAAGCGGAGTGGGGAGGCGACAACACGGCCCAAGTGGACGTGGAGCACCTGGGGGAGCCCGTGTGCACACTGCCACTGACTCTACCCAAG CGAATCAGAAGCATCAGACAGCCCGTCACGCCGAGGGTTACACTCAGTGAGAGGACAG ACTCGCTCCCAGATTCGCTCCTCCTCTGGCTGTCGGGGGAGCTTTCAGAAGAAGAAATAGGCCCTCTGGCGCTTTCTCTGCGCCTTCGCCGTAGCGCCACCCAGATGGTGAAGCTCCGAGCCGGGGACAACCTTCCCGGTCAGGCGTTCCGCATTTTGACCATGTGGAGGAGGGAACTGCCTGCTTCCCAGGTGCAGCCTAAGGCCTCCCAGCTGGCACGTTGCTTGGCCAGGAGCGGCAGGCCAGATCTTGCTCGAGAGCTGCTGCTACGCCAGGCAGCGACCACTGTGACGCTGAAATAA